The Zingiber officinale cultivar Zhangliang chromosome 2A, Zo_v1.1, whole genome shotgun sequence genomic sequence TGATGATAGAACAAATTGTGTTCAGGAATAACTGAACAGCAAACAAAATCAAGTATTGCGAAAATAAAAGAAACTCAATCAAAACTGTACAGTTGCACCATACAGTTCTTCAATCTAATTATCAAAAACATAGAGATATAGGTTCTAATACCATGTAGAAATTGATGCCAAGGAAAAGTAGCTGTTTTTATTGATGAATCCAAAAAAGATTGTaagaaaataaagagtacaaAATCTCATATAGTTAATTATCAGAAAACCTAAATCTTAAATTGAAAATGTAAAAGACTAAATTACCCTAagactataaacaaataattctaattattTAGGTACGCGATTTAGACAATCCCAAAACACCTAACGATTTGAGAAAACTTATTATGAGCTATGCGGTTTAGAAAATCACCGAAGCATATATGGTTGAGCAGTGGAATTTTAAATAGTAAATATGACTGAGAatgaataataaataataatgaaaattaCTAGTGTAAATGTGACAAATGGTGACTCGCTTACCCCGGCGTTCCTTCTAAAGTAAttggaagggaggtaaatcatgaagACTAAGTGAAGAGATTTTATTCCCTAGGGTATTATTCTCTAAGGATTCAACTCTTATTTTCATATAACATTCTACTATCTGAGTATCAATTTGATCATCCGTTGTAACTATTTAGTAGTGTAAATGAATCCATGTTTGTCagtaaatttaatatttgatttagTAAACTtttgattatatttatttaatataaacaaaattaactaaataaataaatttaaatgatgatgaataaaaaatataaattatttataaataatatagtAGATTATATACCTcaatataattcttattaaatttataaataaattatgaaAACAAACAATTAatctaataatatttaattaattaaataattaaataaatatgagatttaaataattaaataaatttaaattgagagttcaataatatttaaataacataagcttaagttaaaaattaaacccaACTCAAAGTTTATATAaacaaaatcaagttctttcaACGACTTAGTTTAATTCAATGTTATTAGACAAACTTGACAACATTAAAATTAGCTTGCTTCTGTTGTTTACAGCGCTATTGGAACTAAGCTGAAAGCAATAAAAGGCaatttttttattcttgtttttGGGATAAGGAAAGGAAATGTCTATTATCATTAAACAATAATAAAACGTAAAAAGAAGttaatttatatgaataaataaatatttctaaAGTGCTGGGTATCAATCCATTGTCGTCTAGTCCGGTTAGGATATCTGGCTTTCACCCAGGCGACCCGGGTTCAAATCCCGGCAATGGAACTTAAATTTTTCCATAcatgaaaagatttttattaaaatttcatctaaatttgtcaaattaaatagataaaataatccCAGAAGGAAAATGGTCCCTTCGAGAAACTAATTCGTTTTTTGGGAAACAAAATAATTAATAGTTGGATAATGTTAAGCATAGGTGACCGATTCAGTTTCAATGTTTCATGGAAATTTTTCATCGATCATAAGGGTAAATCGGAGAGCGCTCGCAACAGACAGCTTAGTAGTCCAGCATTCTTTAGTTGCGTGTCTTATTTGGAAAAAAAAGTCCTACAAATTCACGATAGCTCGGGCTCGAACCGTGGGTGCTTGGGTGACAACTTAGATGCCCTACCGCTGCACCATAGTTCGGGGGCAACTAATTCCTTTTTTGGGAGCTCCATCAAGACAGGAGGGAATTATCCGATAAGGCAGCCAAGCAAATCCCCAGCAGCAGTAGCCGCCCGATGATGGTGGTTGCGGCTTGAACAAGGTGATGGCTTTCTACCTCTTTCCTGCAGCACGTTCCTTTCCACACCTCCACTCTTCCCCCCTTCCTCTACGTCCCTCTTCGTCGCCCTCACTCAGGAGGAGTAGAAGAAGCCTCATTCCCTTCCAAAGAGGATGAcaaggtctatgcctcattgattgagtatgtctacttagaaatcaagaaacacaaagattgataagaggatgacaaggtctatgcctcattgatcaatatagatatcaaggatagagaaactgagtcatacaagataatagctatGGAAATGTTAagtcggatctcaacattctcgtcacttgggtagcaatgatgtcttgctagatgtcactcattgtttatgtatctaaaatagttttagagacattgccaacgttatgagaacctattgggtcacacatatagaacatattgatttggagatatgttcattttagtttgactaaaatgtgatgaatcattggaggggattattttagtgattgacacttgagctagtggaagattgttagtattaACTCTAGGAGTCAATTATGAGATGGTTGACATATCCGGATTAGAAtcattgagttagattcaagtgaATTCAACCATATGAATTcaatctaatccgaattagacttgagttagactcaagttaattcattcactaaagaggattaatgaagagttaattttgaaattcattcaattttaaaaattaaattcaaaatgaagagtttcaaaatggtcttaatggagtgttaatactcattaagtctcattaagtgaatcaatgctcattaagtattttcattggatgaagtacaaaaatatttttctcttatttttagcATGATTttcattcttcttcctctcttccctttCTTTGGCTGAAACTCACTAGAGAGTTACTAGCAAAACCTTGAGTGTTGGTCTTTTCCattttcttgtgttcgtgtggataccgaaagaggtaCAGACACGTGATCATGCTGAAATCCTAGCTGTCGGGTGATCGAgtacacgcatcaaaggtataaccctctcATGTAAAATTTAGTATATGTATTTCCCTTTCGTATGaatcttctggaggaactagatattttctgttacgctttcgcgtgtttagcgccctagtttctTACACAGACAAAGGTCACTTTCTCCGAGAAGACGCAAGCATGGTTCGGAGTGGTCTTTGCTTCATATGCATGCGACATTTTTGATTTTTGGGAAAGATAAAATAGGAAATGAACTCACGTGAGACTACTCGATTTAGACAATCCCAAAACACCTAACGATTTGGGTAAACGTATTACGAGCTATGCTGTTTGGAAAATCACTGAAGCATATATGGTTGCAGCAGTGGAATTTTAAATAGTAAATACGACTGAGAatgaataataaataatattGAAATTTAAACGTGTAAATGTGACAAATGATGACTCGTTTACCCCGGCGTTCATTCTAAAGTAATTGGAAGAGAGGTAAATTATGATGACGAAGTGAAGGGATTTTATTCCCCAAGGTAGGGATTCAACTCCTATTTTCATTTGATAATCTACTACCTGAGTATCAATTTGGTCACCTATTGGGACTATTTAGTAGTGTAAAGGAATCGATGTTTGTGagtaaatttaatatttgatttggtaagcttttgataatatttgtttaatataaacaaaattaactaaatgaataaatttaaatgctcataaataaaaattataaattattcataaataatatttataaataatatagaTTATATACctcaataaaataattattaaatttataaataaataaataaattatcaaaacaaaaaattaatctaataatatttaatatttaattaattaagtaattaaataaatatgagatttaaataattaaataaatttaagagttcgataatatttaaataacataagctcaagttaaaaattaaaccaaactcaaagTTTATATAAGCAAAATCAAGTTCTTTCAACGACTTAGTTCAATTCAAGGTTATTAGACAAACTTAACAACATTAAAATTAGCTTGCTTCTGCCGTTTACACTTTACAGCCCTATTGGAACTAAGCTGAAAGCAAATTtgttattcatgtttttgggataAGGAAAGCAAATGTCTATTATCATTAACCAATAATAAAAGGTCATGTGAAAATGAGttaatttatatgaataaataaatatttctaaAGCGTTCGGTATCAATCCATTGTCGTCTAGTCCGGTTAGGATACCTGGCTTTCACCCAGGCGACCCGGGTTCAAATCCCGGCAATGGAACTAAAATTTTTCCCATACATGAAAacattttttttgtttgaaaTATTGAAATTTCATCTAAATTTGTCAAATTAAATAGATAAAATCATCCCAGTAGGAAAATAGTCCCTTCGAGAAACTAATTCCTTTTTTGCGAGCTCCATCAGGACGGGAGGGGATTATCCGATAAGGCAGCCAAGCGAGTCCCCTGCAGCGGTAGCGGCCCGGCGGTGGCGGTTGCGGCTTGAACAAGGTGATGGCTTTCTACCTCTCTCCTGCAGCACGTTCCTTTACGCACCTCCactcttcctcccttcctctacCTCCTTCTTCGTCGCCCTCACtcaggaggagcagaaggagaaGCCTCATTCCCTCCCACCCTGTTTCCTTCCCCTTCCTCCTTCATCTCCATCGGCATCCTCACAAGCCCCTCAACGTCTACCTAGAAGATCCCAACACTTCTCCTCCTTCTACTCCATCTTCCAATCCGACGCCCTCCAAGAACTCCATATGGGTCAACCCCAACAGCCCCCGCGCCTCCCGCCTCCGCCAGCACACCTCCGGCTCTCGTTATGCCCTCCTCATCCGCCTTGCTGCCTCCCTCGACTCTTCGGATTCCTCCGACCTCGCCATCTCCACCGTCCTCGCGTCCCTCGGCAGCGCCGCCTCCGAGCAGGACGCCGTCACCGTCCTTAACTCCATGTCCAACTCTCATAACGCCGTCCTTGCTCTTCGTTGGTTCCAGAGCAACATTAGGATCAAAAGGGAGGTAATTCTCCACAACGTCGCACTTAAGGTTTTCAGAAAGTCCAAGGACTGGGCTGGCGCGGAGGCTCTATGGTGGAAGATGCTGGAAAAGGGAATCAAGCCGGATAATGTGACGTTCACGACCATGATTAGCTGTGCCAGGTTCTGCAACAAGCCCGAACAAGCTGTCAAGTTGTTTGAGAAAATGCCCGAGTTTGGATGCTGCCCAGATGATATCACCTACTCGGCCATGATTGATGCTTATGGTCGGTCGAGTAATGTGGAGATGGCTCTTGAGTTGTACGGTCGAGCTCGTGAGGAAAAGTGGCAACTTGATCCTGCGACTTTTGCTACAGTGATAAGGGTCTATGGCATGTCAGGTGATTTTGATGGAGCATTGAATGTGTATGAGGAAATGAAGGCTCTTGGTGTGAAGCCAAATGTTTTTATTTACAATACATTGTTGGATGCCATGGGCAGGGCAGGAAGGCCATGGCAAGTCAAGACTATTTACCGTGAAATGTGCAGCACGGGGTTGGCTCCTAACAGAGCAACATACTCAGCTCTTCTGCGAGCATATGCTAAAGCTAGATATGCTGAAGATGCACTCAGCGTGTATAAGCAGATGAAGAAAGAAATGGAGCTTGATGTCATCTTATACAATATGCTTTTGTCAATGTGTGCTGACGTTGGTTTGGTTGATGAAGCAGTGAAAATATTTAATGAAATGAAGGGTCTATCAGATGAGTCCAAACCAGATAGCTGGAGTTATTCAGCCTTGATAACTGCATACTCATGTAGTGGAAAAGTTTCTGAGGCTGAAACCATGTTGAATAACATGTTAGATGCTGGGTTTCAGCCAAATATTTTTGTGCTTACATCTTTAATCCAGTGCTACGGTAAAGCTGGAAGGACTGATAGTGTTGTGGAAGCATTTGACAAACTTCTAGGGTGGGGGATCAAACCTGATGATAGGTTCTGTGGATGTCTCTTGAATGTGGCAGCTCAGACGACAACAGAAGAACTAGGGAAGATTATTGGTTGTATTGAAAGAGGAAATACTCGGTTGGGCTCTTTAGTAATGTTACTGG encodes the following:
- the LOC122042126 gene encoding pentatricopeptide repeat-containing protein ATP4 homolog, chloroplastic-like encodes the protein MAFYLSPAARSFTHLHSSSLPLPPSSSPSLRRSRRRSLIPSHPVSFPFLLHLHRHPHKPLNVYLEDPNTSPPSTPSSNPTPSKNSIWVNPNSPRASRLRQHTSGSRYALLIRLAASLDSSDSSDLAISTVLASLGSAASEQDAVTVLNSMSNSHNAVLALRWFQSNIRIKREVILHNVALKVFRKSKDWAGAEALWWKMLEKGIKPDNVTFTTMISCARFCNKPEQAVKLFEKMPEFGCCPDDITYSAMIDAYGRSSNVEMALELYGRAREEKWQLDPATFATVIRVYGMSGDFDGALNVYEEMKALGVKPNVFIYNTLLDAMGRAGRPWQVKTIYREMCSTGLAPNRATYSALLRAYAKARYAEDALSVYKQMKKEMELDVILYNMLLSMCADVGLVDEAVKIFNEMKGLSDESKPDSWSYSALITAYSCSGKVSEAETMLNNMLDAGFQPNIFVLTSLIQCYGKAGRTDSVVEAFDKLLGWGIKPDDRFCGCLLNVAAQTTTEELGKIIGCIERGNTRLGSLVMLLVDEGSNNDTIRQEAEVLFNNVSSEVKRAYSNCLIDLCVNLNYLERACVLLNLAIQLEIYTDLQSRSATQWSLHVKSLSLGAALTALHVWMNDLTKSLQSGQDLPPLLGIHTGHGKHRYSEKGLASSFEPHLREIGAPFHEAPDKAGWFLTTKVAAQSWLESGNSSYIAAA